In one Perca fluviatilis chromosome 7, GENO_Pfluv_1.0, whole genome shotgun sequence genomic region, the following are encoded:
- the depdc1b gene encoding DEP domain-containing protein 1B, with amino-acid sequence MDGKVIGTGPYRATKLWNETIKLFRGGMPLRRHWAHFRYYDCSFAGSEAVDYLHELLRRNYNFGPEVTRYQTLQLLRKFLKAHVIEDIKGRHGSEDFEDNGHLYRFPSSSPLKSFPTRPLLRDSTDLPRLIRWDDYEELPQRENIPPLKSAVMTSDLWNKRHSVAIGDVHECKLIRRKEITPKQVDHIWKSMTVAHLQRVLGLTSLDGVLNPTHVNGKHIVHNVFSVNKTGIVILENKAEDMPYWVVSAMKCLANWPNGNESKQPVYPGFERDVLKTVADYFQRLKEPLLTFHLYEVFVNILSLLQEQEVATEALQFSCLLLPPPNRRRLQLLLRLVARVCQNPHLPPLNDTIATRTLMVQMFAHCVLGSVDEMDLDELLATKLVTFMMEHHNTIFQVPSKLRRQVEEHLSHLKRVQIKYAGSDTDFSASPAFCKQISRVESEEQKVIGTQTPLQALLEGLIADKELPSKDKRKRLKQFQRSYPEVYRNRFPTEESKAAVVPEKTPRLKPHLMFFNLKKPFQPFQRSWSFRA; translated from the exons ATGGACGGTAAAGTTATCGGAACGGGTCCATACAGGGCGACCAAGCTG TGGAATGAAACCATTAAACTCTTCCGTGGAGGCATGCCGCTGAGAAGGCACTGGGCGCACTTCCGCTACTACGATTGCAGTTTCGCCGGATCCGAGGCTGTGGATTATCTGCATGAGCTGCTGAGGCGCAACTACAACTTTGGCCCCGAGGTGACTCGTTACCAGACTCTGCAGCTGCTCAGGAAGTTCCTCAAGGCCCATGTCATAGAAGACATCAAGGGACGCCATGGGTCAGAGGACTTTGAAGACAACGGCCATCTATACAG GTTCCCCTCCTCGTCCCCCCTCAAGTCTTTTCCAACAAGGCCTCTGTTAAGAGACAGCACTGACCTTCCCAGACTCATTCGCTGGGACGACTACGAAGAATTGCCTCAGCGGGAAAACATTCCACCCCTGAAGTCTGCTGTCATG ACCTCAGATTTGTGGAATAAAAGGCACAGTGTGGCTATTGGGGATGTGCATGAATGCAAGCTCATACGAAGGAAGGAGATAACTCCAAAGCAAGTGGACCACATCTGGAAGTCGATGACGGTTGCGCA TTTACAGAGAGTGTTGGGCCTAACGTCATTGGATGGAGTTTTAAACCCAACGCATGTGAACGGCAAGCACATTGTTCACAATGTGTTCAGCGTTAATAAGACGGGCATAGTCATATTGGAGAACAAAGCCG AGGACATGCCATATTGGGTGGTATCAGCAATGAAATGCCTCGCCAATT GGCCTAATGGCAATGAAAGCAAACAGCCGGTGTACCCGGGTTTCGAGAGGGATGTTCTGAAAACAGTGGCCGATTACTTTCAGAGACTCAAAGAACCCCTGCTGACTTTCCATCTATATGAAGTCTTTGTCAACATTCTCA GTCTGCTGCAGGAGCAGGAGGTCGCCACTGAGGCTCTTCAATTCAGCTGTCTCTTACTGCCACCGCCCAACCGAAGACGCCTCCAGCTGTTACTGCGTCTCGTGGCCCGGGTCTGCCAGAATCCCCACCTGCCTCCACTCAACGACACCATTGCTACCCGCACACTG ATGGTGCAGATGTTCGCGCACTGCGTTCTGGGCTCAGTGGATGAGATGGACCTGGATGAGCTGCTTGCCACCAAATTGGTGACCTTCATGATGGAGCACCACAACACCATCTTCCAAGTTCCTTCCAAGCTGCGTCGCCAGGTCGAGGAGCACCTGTCCCACCTCAAAAGAGTTCAA ATCAAATACGCAGGTTCAGACACGGACTTCAGTGCATCTCCAGCATTCTGTAAACAGATCAGCAGGGTGGAGTCCGAGGAGCAGAAGGTGATAGGAACCCAGACCCCCCTGCAGGCGCTGCTGGAAGGCCTGATAGCAGACAAAGAACTGCCTTCcaaggacaagaggaaaaggcTTAAACAG TTCCAGAGGTCCTACCCAGAGGTCTACCGTAATCGATTTCCCACTGAGGAAAGCAAGGCTGCTGTCGTACCTGAGAAAACCCCACGACTCAAACCTCACCTCATGTTTTTCAACCTCAAGAAGCCCTTCCAGCCCTTTCAGAGGAGCTGGAGTTTTAGGGCGTGA